A stretch of Geomonas oryzisoli DNA encodes these proteins:
- a CDS encoding HU family DNA-binding protein, with protein sequence MNKSELIESLAAKKTLSFKKAEEVVNAVFASMTEALLSGDRIEIRGFGSFVVKEYDAYTGRNPKTGESISVKAKKLPFFKVGKELKEKVSG encoded by the coding sequence ATGAACAAATCAGAACTCATTGAATCTCTCGCAGCTAAAAAGACCCTCTCCTTCAAGAAGGCGGAGGAAGTCGTCAACGCCGTCTTCGCATCGATGACCGAGGCCCTGCTCTCCGGCGACCGGATAGAAATCAGGGGCTTTGGCAGCTTCGTAGTGAAGGAGTACGACGCCTATACCGGCAGGAACCCCAAAACGGGTGAATCGATCTCGGTCAAGGCGAAGAAGTTGCCCTTCTTCAAGGTCGGTAAGGAGCTGAAGGAGAAGGTCTCCGGCTGA
- the infA gene encoding translation initiation factor IF-1 — protein MSKEEAIEVEGTVIEPLPNAMFKVKLENDHMVLAHISGKMRKFFIKILPGDKVTVELSPYDLSRGRITYRAK, from the coding sequence ATGAGCAAGGAAGAAGCAATAGAAGTAGAAGGAACGGTCATTGAGCCGCTTCCCAACGCGATGTTCAAGGTGAAGCTGGAAAACGACCACATGGTGCTGGCGCACATCTCCGGCAAGATGAGGAAGTTTTTCATCAAGATCCTGCCTGGCGACAAGGTCACCGTAGAGCTCTCTCCCTACGACCTGAGCCGCGGCCGCATCACCTATCGCGCCAAATAA
- a CDS encoding Ppx/GppA phosphatase family protein, whose translation MTDKVAAIDLGTNTARLLIATQAPYRQVLLKRIITRLGGGFTREVGLSPEAQERSLAALKEFAADMAGHGVVRLRAVATSAVRDAKNGADFCRRVLEETGIALEVIDGGEEAMLTLRGVASILDNKDEDLAVFDVGGGSTEYTLAAARKPLFSRSLPIGVVRLTEGKVGVAEMEDKIRRELTALRDELSAEGLADRFKGATLVGTAGTATTLAAIDLGMTDYDYKKVNNHTLPLAKVEAMFHRLLPLTPQERLQVPGLEPGREDLIIAGILVVLTTMREFGFATFKVSDSGVLEGLILGVQAAP comes from the coding sequence ATGACAGACAAGGTAGCCGCCATCGACCTCGGCACCAACACCGCAAGGCTTCTCATCGCCACCCAGGCCCCGTACCGCCAGGTTCTGTTAAAACGCATCATCACCAGGCTCGGCGGCGGTTTCACCCGCGAGGTCGGCCTCTCACCCGAAGCCCAGGAGCGCTCCCTTGCCGCCCTTAAGGAATTCGCCGCCGACATGGCCGGTCACGGGGTGGTACGGCTGAGGGCGGTCGCCACCTCGGCTGTGCGCGACGCCAAAAACGGCGCCGATTTCTGCAGGCGCGTCCTGGAGGAAACGGGTATCGCGCTGGAGGTCATCGACGGCGGCGAAGAAGCCATGCTCACCCTGAGGGGGGTGGCCTCCATACTGGACAACAAGGACGAGGACCTGGCGGTGTTCGATGTCGGCGGCGGGAGTACCGAGTACACTTTGGCCGCGGCCCGCAAGCCGCTCTTCTCCCGCAGCCTCCCGATCGGCGTGGTGCGTCTCACCGAGGGGAAGGTGGGGGTGGCCGAGATGGAAGACAAGATCCGGCGCGAGCTCACGGCGCTTCGGGATGAACTCTCCGCAGAGGGACTTGCCGATCGGTTTAAGGGTGCGACCCTCGTGGGAACCGCGGGGACGGCCACCACCCTGGCCGCCATCGACCTCGGCATGACCGACTACGACTACAAGAAGGTGAACAACCACACCCTGCCTTTGGCCAAGGTGGAGGCGATGTTCCACCGGCTGCTTCCCCTCACGCCGCAGGAGCGTCTGCAGGTGCCGGGTCTCGAACCGGGGCGCGAGGACCTCATCATCGCCGGCATACTGGTCGTGCTGACCACGATGCGCGAGTTCGGCTTCGCCACCTTCAAGGTGAGCGACTCGGGGGTGCTGGAAGGGCTCATCCTCGGCGTCCAGGCGGCGCCGTAG
- a CDS encoding tetratricopeptide repeat protein, whose protein sequence is MFFGLFGKKDFRHYQNQGAKHLAAERYADARVDFQEALKLCPADASQEAAAIRQGLDQAGNHLGELNLQEGEHALRAGETQKAYDHFCLAADLAADPAIKSRAHAQAAKLEQPEAQAAAKPAEAPAGAGNYKPHGGGSCTTCKGHGDHHHEEPAPMEMSLSEEDQFYLMVQPLPGDLPGRYAELGPKFAKAYLMIHEGNDRDAFPILQEMLLSGENDIVLYEVALIMFRAGQIHESEALLNRALALNPQNATVYIALVHLMAGGGRYPQAKAVVQSMLDADILPDQAQFMLAELHETTGDVERAMELWTKSLDYPSVAKAAAERLIPILNRQGRTDDVKYLSKKYLKGCC, encoded by the coding sequence ATGTTTTTCGGACTGTTCGGCAAGAAGGATTTTCGTCATTACCAGAACCAGGGTGCCAAGCACCTCGCCGCAGAGCGCTACGCTGATGCACGCGTCGACTTCCAGGAGGCGCTGAAACTCTGCCCTGCAGACGCTTCCCAGGAGGCAGCAGCCATCCGTCAGGGGCTCGACCAGGCCGGGAACCACCTGGGAGAGCTGAACCTGCAGGAAGGGGAGCACGCCCTGCGTGCCGGCGAGACGCAAAAGGCCTATGATCACTTCTGCCTTGCCGCCGACCTTGCCGCCGATCCCGCCATAAAGTCCCGGGCCCATGCCCAGGCCGCGAAACTGGAGCAGCCCGAGGCCCAGGCTGCCGCCAAGCCTGCCGAGGCACCGGCCGGTGCCGGCAACTACAAGCCGCACGGCGGCGGTTCCTGCACCACCTGCAAAGGGCACGGCGACCACCACCACGAGGAGCCGGCTCCGATGGAGATGAGCCTTTCCGAGGAAGACCAGTTCTACCTCATGGTCCAGCCGCTGCCGGGGGACCTGCCGGGGAGATACGCAGAACTCGGTCCCAAATTCGCCAAGGCGTACCTCATGATTCATGAAGGCAACGACCGCGACGCGTTCCCCATTTTGCAAGAAATGTTGTTATCTGGTGAAAATGACATTGTATTATACGAAGTGGCACTTATAATGTTCAGGGCGGGGCAAATTCATGAGAGCGAGGCGCTCCTGAATCGGGCACTGGCGCTCAACCCGCAGAACGCAACCGTGTACATCGCGCTCGTTCATTTGATGGCCGGCGGCGGACGCTACCCGCAGGCGAAAGCGGTTGTGCAGAGCATGCTGGACGCGGACATCCTGCCGGATCAGGCCCAGTTCATGCTGGCCGAACTGCACGAGACGACGGGAGACGTGGAACGGGCCATGGAGCTGTGGACCAAGTCGCTGGATTACCCGAGCGTGGCCAAGGCGGCGGCCGAGCGGCTCATCCCGATCCTGAACCGTCAGGGTCGTACCGACGACGTGAAGTACCTGTCCAAAAAATATTTAAAAGGATGTTGTTAA
- the bioB gene encoding biotin synthase BioB, giving the protein MEKLISEIAERIIAGGSITEEEAIRLSDAQGSELFDLFRAATRVKEHFVGNEVHLCSIINAKSGRCAENCAFCAQSAHHTTDAPVYPLVQEDQMVECAKTAETNGSACFGIITSGTTVKGQELEQILAALRRIRKETSILPSCSLGIIDEETARKLKEAGMDTYHHNLETAESFFPNICTTHAYQEDVDTVRAVKKAGVKVCSGGIFGMGESAAQRVEMAFTLKELDVDSVPMNFLNPIEGTRLEGARNITAHECLKTIAIYRLIMPEKRITICGGREKNLRDLQSWIFFAGANGTMIGNYLTTAGRNVDTDLTMFSDLGLTTVMCAH; this is encoded by the coding sequence ATGGAAAAACTCATCTCTGAAATAGCAGAAAGAATCATCGCAGGCGGTTCCATCACCGAGGAAGAAGCGATCCGTCTTTCGGACGCACAAGGCTCCGAGCTCTTCGACCTGTTCCGGGCGGCGACCCGCGTCAAGGAGCATTTCGTCGGCAACGAGGTGCATCTGTGCTCCATCATCAACGCCAAGTCCGGGCGCTGCGCCGAGAACTGCGCCTTTTGCGCCCAGTCCGCCCATCACACGACCGATGCGCCGGTTTACCCGCTGGTCCAGGAAGATCAGATGGTGGAATGCGCCAAGACGGCGGAAACCAACGGCAGCGCCTGTTTCGGCATCATCACCAGCGGCACCACGGTCAAGGGGCAGGAGCTGGAGCAGATCCTCGCCGCGCTGCGCCGCATCCGCAAGGAAACCTCCATCCTCCCCTCCTGCTCGCTCGGCATCATCGACGAGGAGACCGCGCGGAAACTCAAGGAAGCGGGCATGGACACCTACCACCACAACCTGGAGACCGCGGAGAGCTTCTTCCCCAACATCTGCACCACCCACGCCTACCAGGAAGACGTCGACACGGTGCGCGCCGTCAAAAAGGCCGGGGTCAAGGTCTGCTCCGGCGGCATCTTCGGCATGGGCGAGAGCGCCGCGCAGCGCGTGGAGATGGCCTTCACCCTCAAAGAGCTCGACGTCGATTCGGTGCCGATGAACTTCCTGAACCCGATCGAGGGAACCAGGCTCGAGGGTGCCCGCAACATCACCGCGCATGAGTGCCTGAAGACCATCGCCATCTACCGCCTCATCATGCCGGAGAAAAGGATCACCATCTGCGGCGGACGAGAGAAGAACCTGCGCGACCTGCAGTCCTGGATCTTCTTCGCCGGCGCCAACGGCACCATGATCGGCAATTACCTCACCACCGCGGGTCGCAACGTCGATACCGATCTGACCATGTTCAGCGACCTCGGCCTGACCACGGTGATGTGCGCGCACTAA
- the bioA gene encoding adenosylmethionine--8-amino-7-oxononanoate transaminase, with the protein MVELDTETLRRYDSDYLWHPFTQMSEWENAENIIITRGEGSYIIDSDGNRYLDGVAAIWTNVHGHCRKEINEAVKEQVDRLEHSTLLGLSNDRAALLAKRLIDIAPPGLAKVFYSDNGSTAVEIGVKMAFQYQQQIGNTQKKKFIRFDNAYHGDTVGSMSVGGIAIYHEVYAPLLFPTIMAPSPYCYRCALAPEGDCSSCGMLCLQELERLMKEHAHELAGLVIEPSVQGAGGMIVQPPGFVKGVRELCDRYDVLMIADEVAVGFGRTGAMFACGKEGVTPDIMAISKGISAGYLPLAATLTTRKVYDAFWGAYSELKTFFHGHTFTGNPIACAAALASLDVFEKDRLLEQLPEKIDYLQDRLQRLMELTHVGDVRQEGMIAGIELVRDRHSREPYPWEERVGVRVCLEARKHGIFIRPLGNVIVVFPPLSISLDELALLMDGIEASIRSVTG; encoded by the coding sequence ATGGTCGAACTGGATACCGAAACACTCAGACGCTACGACAGCGACTACCTCTGGCACCCCTTCACCCAGATGAGCGAATGGGAAAATGCCGAGAACATCATCATCACCCGCGGGGAAGGCTCCTACATCATCGATTCCGACGGGAACCGCTACCTCGACGGTGTGGCCGCCATCTGGACCAACGTGCACGGCCACTGCCGCAAGGAGATCAACGAGGCGGTCAAGGAACAGGTGGACCGGCTGGAACATTCCACCCTCCTGGGGCTTTCCAACGACCGCGCCGCACTCCTCGCCAAGCGCCTGATCGATATCGCGCCCCCGGGCCTTGCCAAGGTCTTCTACTCCGACAACGGCTCCACCGCGGTCGAGATCGGCGTGAAGATGGCCTTCCAGTACCAGCAGCAGATCGGCAACACGCAAAAGAAGAAGTTCATCCGGTTCGACAACGCCTACCACGGCGACACCGTCGGCTCGATGAGCGTGGGCGGCATCGCCATCTACCACGAGGTCTACGCCCCCCTGCTCTTCCCGACCATCATGGCGCCCTCCCCTTACTGCTACCGCTGCGCCCTCGCCCCGGAAGGGGATTGCAGCAGCTGCGGCATGCTGTGCCTGCAGGAGCTCGAACGACTCATGAAGGAGCACGCGCATGAACTGGCCGGCCTCGTGATCGAGCCGTCGGTGCAGGGTGCGGGCGGCATGATCGTGCAGCCGCCGGGATTCGTGAAGGGGGTACGGGAACTGTGCGACCGCTACGACGTCCTCATGATCGCGGACGAGGTCGCGGTCGGCTTCGGCCGCACCGGCGCCATGTTCGCCTGCGGGAAAGAAGGGGTGACGCCGGACATCATGGCCATCTCCAAGGGGATCTCGGCCGGCTACCTGCCGCTGGCGGCGACCTTGACCACCCGCAAGGTCTACGATGCCTTCTGGGGCGCCTACAGTGAACTCAAGACCTTCTTCCACGGCCACACCTTCACCGGCAACCCCATCGCCTGCGCCGCGGCGCTCGCGAGCCTCGACGTGTTCGAAAAGGACCGCCTGCTGGAGCAGCTTCCCGAGAAGATCGACTATCTCCAGGACCGCCTGCAACGCCTCATGGAGTTGACCCACGTGGGTGATGTGCGGCAGGAAGGGATGATCGCCGGCATCGAGCTGGTCCGCGACCGACACAGCCGCGAGCCGTACCCGTGGGAGGAGCGCGTCGGCGTCCGGGTCTGCCTGGAAGCGCGGAAGCACGGGATTTTCATCCGTCCGCTCGGGAACGTGATCGTCGTGTTCCCTCCCCTCTCCATATCCCTCGACGAGCTTGCCCTGCTCATGGACGGCATCGAGGCCTCCATCCGCAGCGTCACCGGGTAG
- the epmA gene encoding EF-P lysine aminoacylase EpmA, translated as MSGSWPLARRSQALAQRGAIFTRIRMFFQEKGYLEVETPFRIPAPAPEAQIDAIPSDGWFLQTSPELCMKRLLAAGYPRIFQICRCWRDGERGTRHLSEFTMLEWYRARADYRVLMDETEQLVRTAAGVDTITYRGVEIALATAWERITVRDAFLRYTDTTAEAALSAGTFDELMVDRIEPKLGIGRPTFIYDYPASCSALARLKADDPSVAERFELYLGGLEIANAFSELIDPVEQRTRFEAEAAERARHGKHSYPVPEKFLAALAEMPEAAGIALGLDRLVMVLLDAESIDDVVAFTTEEL; from the coding sequence ATGTCGGGAAGTTGGCCACTGGCCAGGCGCTCTCAAGCCCTGGCCCAGCGTGGCGCGATCTTCACCAGGATCAGGATGTTTTTCCAGGAAAAGGGGTATCTCGAAGTCGAGACCCCTTTTCGCATACCTGCTCCCGCCCCCGAGGCGCAGATCGACGCCATCCCCAGCGACGGCTGGTTCCTGCAGACCTCACCCGAACTCTGCATGAAGCGGCTCTTGGCCGCCGGCTATCCCCGCATCTTCCAGATCTGCCGCTGCTGGCGCGACGGCGAGCGCGGCACCCGCCACCTGAGCGAGTTCACCATGCTCGAGTGGTACCGGGCCCGGGCGGACTACCGCGTGCTGATGGACGAAACCGAGCAACTGGTAAGGACCGCAGCCGGGGTGGACACCATCACCTATCGCGGCGTCGAGATCGCCCTCGCCACAGCCTGGGAGCGGATCACGGTGCGCGACGCCTTCCTGCGCTACACCGACACCACCGCCGAAGCGGCCCTGAGCGCGGGGACCTTCGACGAGCTCATGGTGGACAGGATCGAGCCGAAGCTCGGCATCGGCCGCCCCACCTTCATCTACGATTACCCTGCCAGCTGTTCAGCCCTGGCCCGCCTCAAGGCCGACGACCCCAGTGTGGCCGAGCGCTTCGAGCTCTACCTGGGCGGCCTGGAGATCGCCAACGCCTTCTCCGAGCTCATCGACCCGGTCGAGCAGCGGACGAGGTTCGAGGCCGAGGCGGCCGAGCGGGCGCGTCACGGCAAGCACAGCTACCCCGTACCGGAAAAGTTCCTGGCGGCGCTGGCGGAGATGCCCGAAGCCGCCGGCATCGCCCTGGGGCTCGATCGCCTGGTCATGGTTCTGCTCGACGCCGAGAGCATCGACGACGTCGTCGCCTTCACCACCGAAGAACTTTAG
- the efp gene encoding elongation factor P, which translates to MYTAADLRKGLKITIDNEPYIITHFDFAKPGKGQALYRTKMKNMITGSTLDRTYRSGETFEPANLEDRVMQYLYKEDDHYCFMDNSTFEQIHISEDAMGDAKNYLIDNLQVDVLLFREKAIGVDVPNFVNLRVVQTDPWVKGDTSGSDSKPATVETGYVLRVPPFIEEGELITIDTRTGEYSTRVKG; encoded by the coding sequence ATGTACACTGCAGCAGACCTGAGAAAAGGCTTGAAGATCACCATCGACAACGAGCCCTACATCATCACCCACTTCGACTTCGCGAAGCCGGGCAAAGGGCAGGCCCTTTACCGCACCAAGATGAAGAACATGATCACCGGCTCCACCTTGGACCGCACCTACCGCTCCGGCGAGACCTTCGAGCCGGCCAACCTGGAAGACCGCGTGATGCAGTACCTGTACAAGGAAGACGATCACTACTGCTTCATGGACAACTCGACCTTCGAGCAGATCCACATCAGCGAAGACGCCATGGGCGACGCCAAGAACTACCTGATCGACAACCTTCAGGTCGACGTCCTCCTGTTCAGGGAGAAGGCGATCGGGGTCGACGTACCGAACTTCGTCAACCTCCGCGTCGTGCAGACCGATCCCTGGGTCAAGGGTGACACCTCCGGCAGCGACTCCAAGCCCGCCACCGTCGAGACCGGTTACGTGCTGCGCGTACCGCCGTTCATCGAAGAAGGCGAGCTGATCACCATCGACACCCGCACCGGCGAGTACTCCACCAGGGTCAAGGGGTAA
- the bioD gene encoding dethiobiotin synthase, translating to MPAKSIFITGTDTGVGKTIASATIAMLLRKMGHSVGIMKPVTSGCIERDGRLVSEDAELLAFAAGVPVTQDAAPYLLRAPLAPSVSATQDGVRIGFDVIKEAYQRLAAQYDFVIVEGAGGLMVPLAGGLLVADLALHLALPIAVVARPNLGTINHTLLTTFTARTLGLKVKGVIVNRYPDTPDQAESYAPHMIDSLSGAQLLGLFPDLEAEDERDLVTKLADRLLQMPATGIMLREMFE from the coding sequence ATGCCAGCCAAAAGCATCTTCATCACCGGCACCGACACCGGCGTGGGAAAAACCATCGCATCGGCGACCATCGCCATGCTGCTCAGAAAGATGGGCCACAGCGTAGGGATCATGAAGCCGGTAACCAGCGGCTGCATCGAGCGCGACGGCCGACTCGTGTCCGAGGACGCCGAACTGCTCGCCTTCGCCGCCGGGGTCCCGGTAACCCAGGACGCCGCACCCTACCTGCTCAGGGCACCGCTCGCCCCTTCGGTCTCCGCTACCCAGGACGGCGTCCGCATCGGCTTCGATGTCATCAAGGAGGCCTACCAGAGGCTTGCCGCGCAGTACGACTTCGTCATCGTGGAAGGGGCCGGCGGTTTGATGGTCCCCCTGGCCGGCGGCTTGCTGGTTGCCGACCTCGCCCTGCACCTCGCCCTTCCCATCGCGGTGGTGGCACGCCCCAACCTGGGCACCATCAATCACACCCTGCTCACCACCTTTACCGCCCGGACACTCGGCCTCAAGGTGAAAGGGGTTATCGTGAACCGCTATCCCGATACGCCCGATCAGGCCGAATCCTACGCTCCGCACATGATCGATTCCCTCTCCGGCGCCCAGCTCCTCGGCCTCTTCCCCGACCTCGAGGCGGAGGACGAGCGCGACCTGGTCACCAAGCTTGCCGACCGGCTGCTGCAGATGCCCGCAACGGGAATCATGCTGCGGGAAATGTTCGAATAA
- a CDS encoding Na/Pi cotransporter family protein gives MFPTSWSYIVEALGGLALFILGMRTMSEGLQKVTGERLRRVLERTTGNRLTAPLIGSCLASILQSGSAASVLVVGFVNAGLLSLYQALGVLLGTGIGTTLAIQFIALRVSALALPAITIGVFLNFFSRSRKLSEAGGMLLGIGLVFFGLSILEGACLPLSESAIIAGLHQGLPSLRLVAVILGALLTFLVQSGSATLGVVIALASAGVLSYDAAIAMVIGEVAGAALIPLIASIGGTQTAKRAVIIYFGISCVAIALALAFFPFFLKAVALVSPGDLSLLHRGAPPEAVVQALRPHIARHLANAHTLFTVASLFMFLPTIGFFARSAETLLPTRRSESEPRPRFIDVRVIKTPTIALVQAWNELSRMGGIAAAMYADLVSQFDGFNPKVAAAVRDKEVVLDVLHRDMSQFLVALSRETLSLDRAVEIPTMLELVNEIEQVGDQAEAILNYLMRKKEERLRFSASAMEELKRVAAKVGEVVARCETALKGEQVEDVTNLKLEIASLESELQASHLRRLKSGKCNIVAGLLYSDIIVSFSKISQLCFSIIAQRKGLNP, from the coding sequence ATGTTTCCCACCTCTTGGTCGTACATCGTCGAGGCTCTCGGCGGCCTGGCGCTCTTCATTCTCGGCATGCGCACCATGTCGGAGGGGCTGCAAAAGGTAACCGGAGAGCGCCTGCGCCGCGTGCTGGAGCGCACCACCGGCAACCGCCTCACCGCCCCCCTGATCGGCAGCTGCCTCGCTTCCATCCTGCAGTCCGGCTCTGCGGCGTCGGTCCTCGTGGTCGGCTTCGTGAACGCCGGGCTCCTCTCCCTGTACCAGGCGCTTGGAGTCCTGCTCGGCACCGGCATCGGCACCACGCTCGCCATACAGTTCATCGCGTTGCGCGTTTCCGCCCTCGCGCTCCCGGCCATCACCATCGGGGTGTTCCTCAATTTCTTCTCCCGCAGCCGCAAGCTTTCCGAAGCGGGAGGGATGCTGCTGGGGATCGGCCTCGTCTTCTTCGGCCTCTCCATCCTGGAAGGTGCCTGCCTGCCGCTCAGCGAGAGCGCCATCATCGCAGGGCTGCACCAGGGGCTCCCCTCGCTGCGCCTGGTCGCGGTCATTCTCGGCGCGCTGCTCACCTTCCTGGTGCAGTCAGGCAGCGCCACCCTCGGGGTCGTGATCGCGCTCGCCTCGGCCGGCGTCCTCTCCTATGATGCTGCCATCGCCATGGTGATCGGCGAGGTGGCCGGTGCGGCCCTGATACCTCTCATCGCCTCCATCGGAGGCACCCAGACCGCCAAGCGCGCCGTCATCATCTATTTCGGCATCAGTTGCGTGGCGATCGCCCTGGCCCTGGCCTTCTTCCCCTTCTTCCTGAAGGCCGTGGCGCTGGTCTCCCCGGGGGATCTCTCCCTTCTGCACCGGGGTGCGCCCCCCGAGGCGGTGGTGCAGGCCCTGCGCCCGCACATCGCCCGGCATCTGGCCAACGCGCACACCCTGTTCACCGTCGCCTCTCTGTTCATGTTCCTGCCCACCATCGGCTTCTTCGCCCGCTCCGCGGAGACGCTGCTCCCGACCAGGCGCTCCGAGAGCGAGCCGCGCCCCCGCTTCATCGACGTGCGGGTCATCAAGACCCCCACCATCGCCCTGGTGCAGGCATGGAACGAGCTTTCCAGGATGGGCGGCATCGCCGCCGCCATGTACGCCGATCTCGTTAGCCAGTTCGACGGCTTCAACCCCAAGGTCGCCGCCGCGGTGCGGGACAAGGAGGTGGTGCTGGACGTGCTGCACCGCGACATGTCCCAGTTCCTGGTGGCGCTTTCCCGGGAGACGCTCTCGCTGGACCGCGCCGTCGAGATACCCACCATGCTGGAACTGGTGAACGAGATCGAGCAGGTAGGGGACCAGGCCGAGGCCATCCTCAACTACCTCATGCGCAAGAAAGAGGAGCGGCTCCGCTTTTCCGCCAGCGCCATGGAGGAGTTGAAACGGGTCGCCGCCAAGGTGGGGGAGGTGGTCGCCCGGTGCGAGACCGCCCTGAAAGGTGAACAGGTCGAGGACGTGACCAACCTGAAACTGGAGATCGCCTCCCTGGAGAGCGAACTGCAGGCAAGCCACCTGCGCCGCCTGAAAAGCGGCAAGTGCAACATCGTCGCGGGGCTTCTTTACAGCGACATCATCGTCAGTTTCTCGAAGATATCGCAGCTCTGCTTCTCCATAATCGCCCAGAGAAAAGGACTCAACCCATGA
- the rlmD gene encoding 23S rRNA (uracil(1939)-C(5))-methyltransferase RlmD, whose protein sequence is MAEPVVVIESLCYGGAGFGRVEGKACFVPCTAPGDRARIRVVKEKRSFLEGELVELLEPSDLRVVPPCPVFGACGGCDWQFLPYPEQLQQKGTIFADTLARIGKVPREKVLPVAAAPEPFGYRSRVQVKVSVVAGAVQMGFFRTGSHDVVDFGAGCPLANPQLNRMAAEFRAILPGLPQFELIHQIDLSIGDTGEGIAIVHSRGGAGGRLIEALARERSQLPSVAGAFLRSGQKGDLAKVFGIEALSYRIPAGLIPGSKELTLRFGRGGFSQVNYPQNLELIRTACGWAGLTGKERVLDLYCGNGNISLPLALQAAEVLGIEGYAPSILDAAANAEANGIGNATFQVSDAAQAVRRLVKRKERFDLVVLDPPRGGAEAAAELAALAPAKIIYVSCDPATLARDLASLGSNGYQVTRSKPVDMFPQTYHLESVTELVRA, encoded by the coding sequence ATGGCTGAGCCGGTCGTTGTCATAGAAAGTCTCTGCTACGGCGGCGCCGGTTTCGGCAGGGTGGAAGGCAAGGCCTGTTTCGTCCCCTGCACCGCCCCCGGCGACCGGGCGAGGATCCGCGTGGTGAAGGAGAAACGCTCCTTCCTGGAAGGGGAGCTGGTCGAACTGCTCGAGCCTTCCGACCTCCGCGTCGTACCGCCGTGTCCCGTCTTCGGCGCGTGCGGCGGCTGCGACTGGCAGTTCCTGCCGTACCCCGAACAGTTGCAGCAGAAAGGGACCATCTTCGCGGACACGCTGGCGCGCATCGGCAAGGTCCCCAGGGAAAAGGTGCTGCCGGTCGCGGCGGCGCCGGAACCGTTCGGCTACCGCTCCCGCGTTCAGGTGAAGGTATCCGTGGTCGCAGGCGCGGTGCAGATGGGCTTTTTCCGCACCGGCTCCCATGACGTGGTCGATTTCGGCGCCGGGTGCCCCTTGGCCAACCCGCAGCTGAACCGCATGGCGGCCGAGTTCCGGGCGATCCTACCCGGGCTGCCGCAGTTCGAACTCATCCACCAGATCGACCTCTCCATCGGCGACACGGGGGAGGGGATCGCCATCGTGCACAGCAGGGGGGGCGCGGGGGGACGACTGATCGAAGCCCTGGCCCGGGAGCGGTCGCAACTCCCCTCGGTTGCCGGCGCCTTCCTGCGCAGCGGACAAAAGGGGGACCTGGCGAAGGTCTTCGGCATCGAAGCCCTGAGCTATCGAATCCCCGCCGGGTTGATACCGGGCTCGAAGGAGCTTACGCTCCGATTCGGGCGGGGTGGGTTCTCGCAGGTGAACTACCCTCAGAACCTCGAGCTGATCCGTACCGCCTGCGGGTGGGCCGGGCTGACCGGGAAAGAGAGGGTGCTCGACCTGTACTGCGGCAACGGCAACATCTCCCTGCCGCTGGCGCTTCAGGCCGCGGAGGTCCTGGGAATCGAAGGGTATGCCCCGTCCATCCTCGATGCCGCGGCCAACGCCGAGGCCAACGGCATCGGCAACGCCACCTTCCAGGTGAGCGATGCGGCCCAGGCCGTCCGGCGACTGGTCAAGCGCAAGGAGAGGTTCGACCTGGTGGTGCTCGACCCGCCCCGGGGAGGGGCCGAGGCCGCCGCCGAGCTCGCCGCTCTCGCACCGGCAAAGATCATCTACGTTTCCTGCGATCCGGCCACGCTGGCCCGCGATCTCGCTTCACTTGGCAGCAACGGGTACCAGGTGACCCGCTCGAAGCCGGTAGATATGTTCCCGCAGACCTACCACCTCGAGAGCGTTACCGAACTGGTTCGTGCATAA